Genomic window (Desulforhopalus sp.):
TCCAAGGCCTGCCGCCGCGCTTCGCCGTTATCGGTACCGGCGAGCATCGGCAGCAGAGCGACATTGTCGGTGACATTGAGAAAGGGAATAAGATACGGCGCCTGGAAGACAAAACCGATCATATCCCGCCGTAAAGCCCGCAGGTCCCGAATCTTCCAGCCGTTATCGTAAATTGTCTTTGCGCCCAAAGTCATCCGCCCGGCCGACGGTTCGATGATGGCGCCGAGACACTTGAGCAAGGTCGTCTTTCCCGAGCCGGAAGGGCCGATAAGGCCGACAACCTCGCCCGGGGCAACGGACATGTTGACATCTTTCAGGGCGTCGACGGCGGTGTCGCCCTTACCGTAGCGCTTGCCCAGTCCTTCGATACGAATGCCTGAGGTAGCTGATTCCACATGAAGTTTATCCACCGATAGCCTCCGCCGGATCGACTTTGAGCGCCGCGCGAATAGCCAGAAGACTGGCGAGGGCGCAAATGAGCATAACGGCGATAAAACCACGCAGGGCGTCACCGGGTAGAAGAAGGACGTACTTGGGGAAAAACGGTCCCCAAATGGTGGCGGCGATCTTGCCGACGACGAAA
Coding sequences:
- a CDS encoding ABC transporter ATP-binding protein, giving the protein MDKLHVESATSGIRIEGLGKRYGKGDTAVDALKDVNMSVAPGEVVGLIGPSGSGKTTLLKCLGAIIEPSAGRMTLGAKTIYDNGWKIRDLRALRRDMIGFVFQAPYLIPFLNVTDNVALLPMLAGTDNGEARRQALELLRALQVEHRAKAMPSQLSGGEQQRVAIARGLVNRPPVILADEPTAPLDSERALAVIRILNDMAQKFGTAIIVVTHDEKIIPTFKRIYNIRDGITYEEAGEGRNFNAP